One Gemmatimonas sp. DNA window includes the following coding sequences:
- a CDS encoding protein kinase, translating to MTANLLEAVAAAYCAHNGLTLHTSIGTGAFKETFGATLSDGRQAALKVYKPGFNVQRVIREVEALTRCKHAGIAELFAIEAFDVSGISYVVSTEELLSGGTLSQKLAIGLLPSREVLVIGAALIDAMSTIAGNRLVHRDLKPDNIMFRGDGVSPVVVDFGLVRDLAAESITQTWQMQGPGTPLFAPAEQLRNDKAMIDWRADQFSLGVLLAYSAFGFHPYDHGGDHPEAIVERVAVRGNLGSQFIHAAEGANLGCLISMVQPWPISRFRTPAALSEHWNKQQEN from the coding sequence GTGACAGCAAATCTTCTTGAGGCGGTGGCCGCTGCCTATTGCGCACACAACGGATTGACGCTCCATACATCGATTGGAACAGGCGCCTTTAAGGAAACGTTTGGCGCGACGCTCTCCGATGGACGTCAGGCCGCGCTCAAGGTTTACAAGCCCGGCTTCAACGTTCAGCGAGTCATTCGCGAGGTAGAAGCTCTAACCCGGTGCAAGCATGCCGGTATCGCGGAACTCTTCGCGATCGAAGCGTTCGATGTTTCGGGCATTTCGTACGTGGTATCGACGGAAGAGTTGCTATCGGGAGGTACCCTAAGCCAAAAGCTTGCGATTGGATTACTGCCGTCACGCGAAGTGCTGGTGATCGGAGCAGCACTCATCGACGCTATGAGCACGATTGCTGGTAACCGTCTCGTACACCGTGACCTGAAGCCAGATAACATCATGTTTCGCGGCGATGGCGTCTCGCCTGTGGTGGTGGATTTCGGCCTCGTGCGTGATCTTGCTGCCGAATCAATTACACAGACTTGGCAAATGCAGGGTCCGGGAACGCCGCTCTTCGCTCCAGCTGAGCAGCTTCGGAATGATAAGGCGATGATCGACTGGCGCGCAGACCAATTTTCGCTTGGTGTGCTTCTTGCCTACTCCGCATTCGGGTTTCATCCCTACGATCATGGTGGAGATCACCCGGAAGCCATCGTCGAGCGCGTAGCGGTTCGGGGAAATCTGGGCTCGCAGTTCATTCACGCCGCAGAGGGAGCGAATCTGGGCTGTCTAATCTCGATGGTACAACCATGGCCCATCAGTCGATTCCGCACGCCGGCCGCGTTGTCAGAGCATTGGAATAAACAACAGGAAAACTGA